One window of Medicago truncatula cultivar Jemalong A17 chromosome 2, MtrunA17r5.0-ANR, whole genome shotgun sequence genomic DNA carries:
- the LOC25485929 gene encoding sphingosine kinase 1 yields MDRPLFSDRVTVNGTVTPLALLTDGRLWWSEGIQRCLSVEKEVLGFVSSGSYIKLKTLVEARDGCCTTGEAGRLVRNDVVFKPSSEENLRLWCLKLHEFIDSLGRPKKLLVFVNPFGGKKCAVKIFAEQVKPLFDDAQIQLTIQETKHQLHAKEVARSLDISKHDGIVCISGDGILVEVVNGLLQREDWDTAIKTPLGIVPAGTGNGMAKSLLDSVGDPCAIANAVLAIIRGHKRQLDVATITQGETRFFSILMLAWGLIADIDIESEKYRWMGSARLDFYAVCRLFNLRLYNGSVSFVPAPGFESYGESTSYPGKSTIRGNSSDPSEGEHVNLQTLCYQGPEIDLENMNWRVINGPFISVWVHNVPWGAEDTMAAPDAKFSDGYLDLIITMNCPKLHLLSMMSELNKGGHVKSPYVTYLKVKAFSLEPGTRTKDLEKEGIIDSDGEVLARGRGTYKCEQKALMAYDKLQITVDKGLATLFTPM; encoded by the exons ATGGATCGTCCTTTATTTTCGGACCGAGTAACCGTCAACGGCACGGTAACGCCGTTAGCTCTTCTCACCGACGGAAGGCTATGGTGGTCGGAAGGAATTCAACGGTGTCTCTCCGTTGAAAAAGAGGTTCTCGGATTCGTCTCTAGTGGTTCATACATCAAACTCAAGACTCTTGTGGAAGCTCGTGACGGTTGTTGCACCACCGGTGAAGCTGGCAGACTCGTTCGTAACGACGTCGTTTTTAAACCCTCGTCGGAGGAAAATCTTAGGCTTTGGTGTCTGAAGCTTCATGAATTCATTGATTCTCTTG gTCGACCGAAGAAATTGCTTGTTTTTGTGAATCCATTTGGTGGGAAGAAATGTGCTGTCAAGATTTTTGCTGAACAAGTGAAACCTCTTTTTGATGATGCTCAAATTCAACTCACTATACAAG AAACTAAACATCAGCTACATGCCAAAGAGGTTGCTCGTTCGTTGGATATTTCAAAGCACGATGGAATTGTTTGTATTAGTGGAGATGGAATTTTGGTTGAG GTTGTAAATGGGCTTCTTCAAAGAGAGGATTGGGATACAGCAATAAAGACACCCCTTGGAATAGTTCCTGCAG GTACTGGAAATGGCATGGCAAAATCTCTGCTTGATTCAGTTGGTGATCCTTGCGCAATAGCCAATGCCGTTCTTGCCATCATTCGAG GCCATAAGCGACAGCTTGATGTGGCTACCATCACACAAGGGGAAACCAGATTTTTCAGTATATTGATGTTGGCATGGG gtcTAATTGCTGATATTGACATCGAGTCTGAAAAGTATCGGTGGATGGGAAGTGCTCGTCTAGATTTTTAT GCTGTCTGCCGACTCTTCAATTTGAGGCTATACAATGGATCTGTTTCTTTTGTGCCTGCACCAGGGTTTGAGTCTTACGGGGAGTCCACTAGTTACCCAGGCAAATCTACTATTAGAGGGAACAGTAGCGATCCAAGTGAAGGGGAACATGTTAATTTGCAAACACTTTGTTATCAAGGACCTGAAATAGACTTGGAAAATATGAATTGGAGAGTTATAAATGGACCCTTTATTAGTGTCTGGGTTCACAATGTTCCTTGGGGTGCTGAAGACACAATGGCAGCACCTGATGCAAAG TTCTCCGACGGTTATCTGGACTTGATCATTACGATGAATTGCCCGAAGTTACATTTGTTGTCAATGATGTCAGAGCTGAATAAGGGAGGACACGTGAAATCTCCGTATGTCACGTACCTAAAG GTGAAAGCTTTCAGCTTGGAACCTGGTACACGCACCAAGGACCTAGAGAAGGAAGGGATCATAGATTCAGATGGTGAGGTTTTGGCAAGAGGGAGAGGGACCTACAAGTGTGAGCAGAAGGCTTTGATGGCCTATGATAAATTGCAGATAACAGTGGATAAAGGTTTAGCTACACTTTTTACCCCTATGTAA